Proteins from a genomic interval of Gluconacetobacter diazotrophicus PA1 5:
- a CDS encoding TonB-dependent receptor, producing MSLEIIQKLGRNVDYFYPNYKAAYQAAEGIYPAGYAKVGDAMDVSYYDGGQDQRNYLSGITSTIDLTSRLHLKTVLYDQQSAGDYEWTNPYVSSPSGAPMIQQVGHTSMTRVGGIGAVQYQIANHSLETGVWYENNGYSWAQRYYNQPLLGEGTPRSATGPYNDPFATAYAMTFNTNSFQYYLEDSYRILKTLRVHAGFKSMLTTTSGGASYNNPVYTGQDTLPSGSLTTASAFLPHVSINWNFLPRNELFFDFAENMRAFTYNTNGYRHRPV from the coding sequence TTGAGCCTGGAAATCATCCAGAAGCTCGGCCGGAACGTGGATTATTTCTATCCGAACTACAAAGCCGCGTATCAGGCTGCCGAGGGGATCTATCCCGCAGGCTATGCCAAGGTCGGGGATGCCATGGACGTCTCCTATTACGATGGTGGCCAGGACCAGCGGAATTATCTTTCCGGCATCACGTCCACGATCGATCTGACGTCCCGCCTGCATCTGAAGACGGTGCTGTACGACCAGCAATCGGCGGGGGACTACGAATGGACCAACCCCTATGTGTCGTCGCCCTCGGGCGCGCCCATGATCCAGCAGGTCGGGCACACGTCGATGACGCGCGTGGGCGGGATTGGCGCGGTGCAGTACCAGATCGCCAATCATTCGCTTGAAACCGGCGTCTGGTACGAAAACAACGGATATAGCTGGGCGCAACGGTACTACAACCAGCCGCTCCTGGGGGAGGGTACGCCCCGAAGCGCCACCGGACCGTACAACGATCCGTTCGCCACCGCATACGCCATGACCTTCAATACCAACAGTTTTCAATATTACCTGGAAGATTCCTACCGTATCTTGAAGACGCTGCGGGTGCACGCGGGCTTCAAATCCATGCTGACGACGACGTCGGGCGGCGCATCCTATAACAATCCCGTCTATACGGGCCAGGACACCCTGCCCAGTGGCAGCCTGACCACCGCCAGCGCCTTCCTGCCGCATGTCAGCATCAACTGGAATTTCCTGCCCCGGAACGAACTGTTTTTCGACTTCGCGGAGAACATGCGCGCATTCACCTATAATACCAACGGTTATAGACACAGACCTGTGTGA